The Pseudophaeobacter arcticus DSM 23566 genome includes a region encoding these proteins:
- a CDS encoding enoyl-CoA hydratase/isomerase family protein, protein MTESDTLSTRDLGDGIVELQLGRGPVNALSADFLMGFAALITRLGADDAVRCIILSSPFKVFSAGLDLKEAQHFDLEQQQAIVRGLNEGFLALYACPKPVVASIGGAAIAGGLFFVLASDRRVAMTKSSFGLAEVRVGADFPVGPLEIAKATLDADTLRRLMLTGQPVGPVAARNFGFIDIIADDQEDLAAYSLSEARKLAALPSIAYGSIKQQLRGETIIKIKTALAAGGNAPEGGWFNSQTIPAMQRMIDQG, encoded by the coding sequence ATGACAGAAAGTGACACCCTTAGCACACGTGATCTTGGGGATGGGATAGTTGAGCTGCAACTGGGGCGTGGTCCGGTCAATGCGCTGAGTGCCGATTTCCTGATGGGTTTTGCCGCATTGATCACCCGGCTGGGCGCGGATGACGCCGTGCGGTGCATTATTTTGAGCAGTCCTTTCAAGGTGTTCTCCGCCGGGCTTGACCTGAAGGAAGCGCAGCATTTCGACCTGGAGCAGCAGCAGGCGATTGTGCGTGGGCTGAACGAAGGTTTTCTGGCGCTTTATGCCTGCCCCAAGCCGGTTGTCGCCTCCATAGGCGGTGCGGCGATTGCGGGTGGGTTGTTCTTTGTTTTGGCCAGTGACCGCCGGGTTGCGATGACCAAATCCTCCTTTGGGCTTGCCGAAGTGCGCGTTGGGGCGGATTTCCCGGTTGGTCCATTGGAGATCGCCAAGGCCACTTTGGACGCGGATACTCTGCGGCGTCTGATGTTGACCGGTCAGCCCGTTGGCCCCGTCGCGGCGCGCAATTTTGGCTTTATTGATATCATCGCGGACGACCAGGAAGACCTGGCAGCCTATTCGCTCTCAGAGGCGCGCAAGCTGGCCGCGCTTCCGTCGATTGCCTATGGCTCGATCAAGCAGCAGCTCAGAGGCGAAACAATCATAAAGATCAAGACAGCATTGGCGGCAGGCGGTAACGCCCCCGAAGGCGGCTGGTTCAACAGCCAGACCATACCAGCAATGCAGCGCATGATAGATCAGGGATAG
- a CDS encoding histidine phosphatase family protein, translating into MAELIIVRHGQASFGARNYDDLSDLGRQQSRALGDTLRALDWVPDRMITGSLMRQKQTLEEMGFAGAAEEHAGWNEYDFHDLLNSRYGGVAPDDVITDRKTHFRALRETLADWQTQGIPGAGETWGQFCDRVETSRQSAVRAGAERVLVVSSGGAIARLVAASLGLQNDQMIALNLQIKNTSTSRFVFSKEKFFLHEFNSVPHFHNLERAALMTYS; encoded by the coding sequence ATGGCAGAGCTGATAATTGTCCGCCATGGGCAGGCCTCCTTTGGGGCCAGGAACTATGATGATCTGAGCGACCTGGGGCGGCAACAGTCGCGCGCCCTGGGCGATACGTTACGTGCCCTTGACTGGGTCCCGGATCGGATGATCACCGGCAGCCTGATGCGTCAAAAACAAACCCTGGAGGAAATGGGGTTTGCAGGGGCCGCCGAAGAACATGCCGGCTGGAACGAGTATGACTTTCACGACCTGCTCAACAGCCGCTATGGCGGTGTGGCCCCGGATGATGTGATTACTGATCGCAAGACCCATTTTCGCGCGCTGAGGGAAACCTTGGCAGATTGGCAGACCCAGGGCATTCCCGGCGCCGGCGAAACCTGGGGACAGTTTTGCGACCGGGTCGAAACATCGCGCCAATCCGCCGTGCGCGCTGGGGCTGAACGGGTATTGGTGGTAAGTTCTGGCGGTGCCATCGCGCGACTGGTTGCCGCCAGTCTGGGCCTGCAAAATGACCAGATGATTGCACTGAACCTGCAGATCAAGAACACATCCACCAGCCGGTTCGTGTTCTCAAAGGAGAAGTTTTTTCTCCATGAATTCAATTCTGTGCCGCATTTTCATAACCTGGAGCGTGCGGCTCTTATGACCTATAGTTGA
- a CDS encoding serine hydrolase domain-containing protein, which produces MDEIRLENLKQWQQRYVDQQKYAGSSLLIKQGGAEKFFHAAGRRNLEENLDFTRDTLVRIYSMTKPVTSVALMMLAEKGLFHLDAPVSDFIPEFAQMQALVPGATSIDQTEPSRSPTLHELLTHTSGLSYPFNPGILSQAMNQEQLMFKPNQGDLGKMVAHLTSYPLAFQPGSRWEYSVGIDVLGRVVEIVSGQTLAEFFETEIFQPLGMIETGFRVPRQAGNRFASLYTPLSGDAMALNSAKTGTETLRLTDLYGGSPFETADMMSGGGGLVGTIDDYMLFSEMLRLRGRCKDGFILSPKTIDFMMQNHLPGDIASMGPQSFAEQPMEGMGFGLGGAVVLDPARARCPGSVGDFSWGGMASTFFWVDPKLDLSVVFFTQLSPSSSYPARAELKALVHGAILK; this is translated from the coding sequence ATGGATGAAATCCGGCTTGAAAACTTAAAGCAGTGGCAGCAACGCTATGTGGATCAACAGAAATATGCAGGTAGCTCGCTGCTGATCAAACAGGGCGGAGCGGAGAAGTTTTTCCACGCTGCGGGGCGGCGGAACCTGGAAGAAAACTTGGATTTCACCCGCGATACTCTGGTCCGGATTTATTCCATGACCAAACCTGTGACCTCTGTCGCGCTGATGATGCTGGCCGAAAAGGGGCTGTTTCACCTTGATGCGCCGGTGTCAGACTTTATTCCTGAATTTGCACAGATGCAGGCGCTGGTGCCCGGCGCCACCTCGATTGATCAAACAGAGCCCTCGCGGTCGCCAACCCTGCACGAGCTGCTGACCCATACAAGCGGGCTAAGCTATCCGTTCAACCCCGGCATTCTGTCCCAGGCCATGAACCAGGAACAGCTGATGTTCAAACCAAACCAGGGGGATCTGGGCAAGATGGTTGCGCATCTGACCAGCTATCCCCTGGCGTTCCAGCCGGGCAGCCGTTGGGAGTATTCCGTCGGTATTGATGTGCTGGGTCGGGTCGTCGAAATCGTTTCCGGTCAAACACTTGCTGAGTTCTTTGAAACAGAGATCTTCCAGCCTCTTGGGATGATAGAAACCGGGTTTCGTGTCCCGCGTCAGGCAGGCAACCGTTTTGCCTCGCTCTATACGCCGCTGTCCGGGGATGCCATGGCGCTCAATTCAGCAAAAACCGGCACTGAGACGCTGCGCCTGACGGATCTGTACGGAGGCTCCCCCTTTGAAACTGCGGACATGATGTCAGGTGGGGGCGGCCTGGTCGGGACCATTGATGACTATATGCTGTTTTCCGAGATGCTGCGTCTGCGTGGTCGCTGCAAGGATGGCTTTATTCTGTCTCCAAAAACCATTGATTTCATGATGCAAAACCATCTTCCTGGTGACATTGCCTCGATGGGCCCACAAAGCTTTGCCGAGCAGCCGATGGAGGGTATGGGCTTTGGTCTGGGCGGGGCTGTTGTGCTGGACCCGGCGCGGGCGCGCTGCCCCGGATCGGTTGGCGATTTCAGCTGGGGCGGAATGGCCTCGACCTTCTTTTGGGTGGATCCAAAACTGGACCTTTCGGTGGTCTTTTTTACGCAACTTTCTCCCTCCAGCTCGTATCCTGCGCGGGCTGAGCTCAAAGCCCTGGTGCACGGAGCCATTTTGAAATGA
- a CDS encoding NAD(P)H-dependent flavin oxidoreductase, whose product MSSPKRHLPKALQNLRIPLIGSPLFIISVPELVIAQCKAGIVGAFPALNAREGEGDPILLEAWLKQITEELDRHNQDNPDQPAAPFAVNQIVHRSNARLERDLEICNRWKVPIWITSLGARPEVNEAAHSCGGVVLHDVINNTFARKAIEKGADGLIAVAAGAGGHAGEQSPFALIREIRSWFDGPLALSGAIASGEALLAARALGADFGYAGSPFIATHEANAQPGYKQMIVDSTAEDIVYSSLFTGVWGNYLKKSISQSGLDPDNLPEADSSSMNFGSGSSKPKAWKEIWGSGQGIGDVKSICSAGELVDRIAAEYQAAGTRLAAEFSG is encoded by the coding sequence ATGTCTTCACCAAAACGACATCTCCCAAAGGCGCTGCAAAACCTGCGCATCCCGCTGATCGGCTCGCCTTTGTTTATCATCTCGGTGCCGGAGCTGGTGATTGCCCAGTGCAAAGCGGGCATCGTGGGGGCCTTTCCGGCGCTGAACGCCCGCGAAGGCGAGGGGGATCCGATCCTGCTGGAGGCCTGGCTCAAGCAGATCACCGAAGAGCTGGATCGCCACAATCAGGACAACCCCGATCAGCCAGCCGCGCCCTTTGCCGTCAACCAGATTGTACACCGCTCAAACGCACGGCTTGAGCGTGACCTGGAGATCTGCAACCGCTGGAAGGTGCCAATCTGGATCACCTCGCTGGGCGCGCGCCCTGAGGTGAACGAGGCGGCGCATTCCTGTGGCGGCGTGGTGCTGCATGACGTGATCAACAATACCTTCGCCAGGAAGGCGATCGAGAAGGGCGCTGACGGGCTGATTGCCGTGGCTGCCGGCGCTGGTGGTCATGCTGGCGAACAGTCTCCCTTTGCTTTGATCCGTGAAATCCGCAGCTGGTTTGATGGCCCCCTGGCGCTGTCTGGCGCGATTGCCAGCGGTGAAGCGCTGTTGGCGGCGCGCGCGTTGGGCGCTGATTTTGGCTATGCCGGCTCGCCATTTATTGCCACCCATGAGGCAAACGCCCAGCCGGGGTACAAGCAGATGATCGTCGATAGCACCGCCGAGGATATTGTCTATTCATCGCTGTTTACAGGCGTTTGGGGGAACTACCTGAAGAAATCCATTTCTCAGTCAGGGCTGGACCCTGACAATCTACCCGAAGCGGATTCTTCCTCGATGAACTTTGGCAGCGGCTCTTCGAAACCAAAAGCCTGGAAAGAGATCTGGGGCTCTGGTCAGGGCATTGGCGACGTGAAATCTATCTGCTCTGCCGGGGAACTGGTTGATCGCATTGCAGCAGAATATCAAGCCGCAGGAACCAGACTGGCAGCAGAGTTCAGCGGCTGA
- a CDS encoding phosphotransferase family protein: MSTKTQTLDQEAVAAYLRGRLPGFDSEFEVVKFATGQSNPTFMLKTTAGNYVLRRKPPGVLLKSAHAVDREFRVQQALAQSDVPVAKMHLLCEDDDVIGSAFYVMDHVAGRNITDPRMPDMDPQSRAAVMDEMNRVLASLHQVDIDAVGLSDYGPPGNYFERQLARWTKQYRASETEVIPEMNELIQALETAMPKEDGQRGLVHGDYRIDNMIFASDGPSCQAVLDWELSTIGHPYADLAGVIMQWQMPPGAEGRGLAGVDRAALGLPSDQAFIESYCTRRGLAGIDNFGFYLSFSFFRMGGILQGVLKRALDGNASNPERAVKLGGFVSLFARSGLDALKK, translated from the coding sequence ATGAGCACAAAGACCCAGACCCTGGATCAAGAGGCCGTTGCCGCCTATCTTCGTGGGCGCCTGCCGGGATTTGACAGCGAATTTGAGGTTGTGAAATTTGCCACCGGGCAATCAAACCCCACCTTCATGTTAAAAACCACCGCAGGCAATTATGTGCTGCGGCGCAAACCTCCGGGCGTTCTGCTGAAATCGGCCCATGCGGTTGATCGGGAATTCCGGGTGCAACAGGCCCTGGCGCAGAGCGATGTCCCGGTGGCAAAGATGCATCTGCTCTGCGAAGACGATGACGTTATTGGCTCGGCCTTTTACGTGATGGATCACGTGGCCGGGCGCAACATCACCGATCCGCGGATGCCGGACATGGATCCGCAGTCCCGCGCTGCGGTGATGGATGAGATGAACCGGGTTCTGGCCTCGCTGCATCAGGTGGACATCGATGCGGTTGGCTTGTCGGACTACGGTCCTCCCGGCAACTATTTTGAACGCCAGTTGGCCCGCTGGACCAAACAGTATCGTGCCTCGGAAACCGAAGTTATCCCCGAGATGAACGAGTTGATCCAAGCTCTTGAAACTGCAATGCCAAAAGAGGACGGGCAACGCGGCCTTGTGCACGGGGATTACCGGATCGACAATATGATCTTTGCCAGTGACGGCCCCAGTTGTCAGGCCGTGTTGGACTGGGAACTGTCGACCATTGGCCACCCCTATGCGGATCTGGCCGGTGTCATCATGCAGTGGCAAATGCCCCCCGGCGCCGAAGGGCGCGGCCTTGCCGGTGTGGATCGCGCCGCACTTGGTCTGCCCTCGGATCAGGCCTTTATTGAGAGCTATTGCACACGGCGGGGATTGGCCGGAATTGATAACTTTGGCTTCTACCTGTCCTTCAGCTTTTTCCGCATGGGGGGGATTTTGCAGGGCGTTTTGAAACGCGCGCTGGATGGCAATGCCTCAAACCCCGAACGCGCCGTCAAACTGGGTGGGTTTGTCTCACTCTTTGCCCGTAGCGGGTTGGATGCGCTCAAGAAATAA